Proteins from one Bradyrhizobium amphicarpaeae genomic window:
- a CDS encoding divergent polysaccharide deacetylase family protein, with protein MTETADDLSAPLGQDKPRRKRRLRLPFTAMQALAVLLGLFLLTFAGFAIFNKDPLGGEPMTRIAIRENGANKPTDEKPAAAGHGPEAKQDGKHDSQEAPKQAAPGEQKTVTMIDGSTGARHDVVIGAGEDAGDKAGAASAPPPVMAGINPKLLEKSRYGMIPVVADGLKPFNVYAADADRAKAAKMPVVAIVIGGLGVGAAKTTDAIMRLPAAVTLAFTPYGTDPGKLAERARAQRHEIFLQIPMEPYDFPDNDPGPQTLLTSLSADQNMDRLYWHFSRMQGYAGITNFMGARFIATEAAMQPIIREAAKRGLGFFDDGSSPRSIAPQAASSAAMPFGRGDIAIDAVPTPTEIDRALNKLESAARERGAAVGTASALPVSIERIGAWTKTLGDRGILLVPLTTAMLKSKSS; from the coding sequence ATGACTGAAACGGCCGATGATCTGAGCGCCCCGCTCGGACAGGACAAGCCGCGCCGGAAACGCCGGCTGCGGCTGCCGTTCACGGCCATGCAGGCGCTCGCCGTGCTGCTCGGCCTGTTCCTTCTCACCTTCGCCGGCTTCGCCATCTTCAACAAGGATCCGCTCGGCGGCGAGCCGATGACGCGGATCGCGATCCGCGAGAACGGCGCCAACAAGCCGACCGATGAGAAGCCCGCCGCCGCAGGCCATGGTCCGGAGGCCAAGCAGGACGGCAAGCACGACAGCCAGGAGGCGCCGAAGCAGGCTGCGCCCGGCGAGCAGAAGACCGTCACCATGATCGACGGCTCTACCGGCGCCCGCCACGACGTGGTGATCGGCGCCGGCGAGGACGCCGGCGACAAGGCCGGCGCGGCGTCCGCCCCGCCGCCGGTCATGGCCGGGATCAATCCAAAACTGCTGGAGAAGTCACGCTACGGCATGATCCCGGTGGTCGCCGACGGGCTGAAGCCGTTCAACGTCTATGCCGCCGACGCCGACCGCGCCAAGGCCGCCAAGATGCCGGTGGTCGCCATCGTGATCGGCGGCCTCGGCGTCGGCGCCGCCAAGACCACCGATGCCATCATGAGGCTGCCGGCGGCGGTGACGCTGGCCTTCACGCCCTACGGCACCGATCCCGGCAAGCTCGCCGAACGGGCCCGCGCGCAGCGCCACGAGATCTTCCTGCAGATCCCGATGGAGCCCTACGACTTCCCCGACAATGATCCGGGACCGCAGACGCTGCTGACCTCGCTCAGCGCCGACCAGAACATGGACCGCCTGTATTGGCATTTCAGCCGGATGCAGGGCTATGCCGGCATCACCAATTTCATGGGCGCCCGCTTCATCGCGACGGAGGCGGCGATGCAGCCGATCATCCGCGAGGCGGCCAAGCGCGGCCTCGGCTTCTTCGACGACGGCTCCTCGCCCCGCAGCATCGCGCCCCAGGCAGCAAGCAGCGCGGCGATGCCGTTCGGCAGGGGCGACATCGCGATCGACGCGGTGCCGACGCCGACGGAGATCGACCGCGCCCTGAACAAGCTCGAATCGGCGGCGCGCGAGCGCGGCGCGGCTGTCGGCACCGCCAGTGCCCTTCCCGTCTCGATCGAGCGCATCGGCGCCTGGACCAAGACATTGGGCGACCGGGGTATCCTTTTGGTGCCATTGACAACTGCGATGCTGAAATCAAAATCCAGCTAA
- a CDS encoding S41 family peptidase, translating into MMRKTSVILLSAATGAALMLFVTQPRAVFMGSSARAATADTYRQLNLFGDVFERVRSDYVEKPDDTKLIESAISGMLTGLDPHSSYMDAKSFRDMQVQTRGEFGGLGIEVTMEDGLIKVVSPIDDTPASRAGVMANDIITNLDDEAVQGLTLNQAVEKMRGPVNTKIKLKIIRKGQDNPIDVTLVRDNIRVRSVRARVEADDIAYIRITTFNEQTTEGLKREVANLSNQIGDKLKGFIIDLRNNPGGLLEEAVTVSDSFLEKGEIVSTRGRNAEETQRRTAHAGDLTKGKPVIVLVNGGSASASEIVAGALQDHKRATIVGTRSFGKGSVQTIIPLGSGNGALRLTTARYYTPSGKSIQAKGIVPDIEVLQDVPDELKSRTDTKGEASLRGHLKNDGDEKTGSQSYVPPDAKDDKALKLADDLLHGIKNSASAAPTPGGDNKATTDKPKAAN; encoded by the coding sequence ATGATGCGCAAGACTTCAGTAATCCTCCTCAGCGCGGCCACCGGTGCGGCGCTGATGCTGTTCGTGACCCAGCCGCGCGCGGTGTTCATGGGCTCCAGCGCGCGAGCCGCCACCGCGGACACCTATCGCCAGCTCAATCTGTTCGGCGACGTCTTCGAGCGCGTGCGCTCCGACTATGTCGAGAAGCCCGACGACACCAAGCTGATCGAATCCGCCATCAGCGGCATGCTCACCGGCCTCGATCCGCATTCGAGCTACATGGACGCCAAGAGCTTCCGCGACATGCAGGTGCAGACCCGCGGTGAGTTCGGCGGCCTCGGCATCGAGGTCACGATGGAAGACGGCCTGATCAAAGTGGTCTCGCCGATCGACGACACCCCCGCTTCGCGCGCCGGCGTCATGGCCAACGACATCATCACCAATCTCGACGACGAGGCGGTGCAGGGCCTGACCCTGAACCAGGCGGTCGAGAAGATGCGCGGCCCGGTCAACACCAAGATCAAGCTCAAGATCATCCGCAAGGGCCAGGACAATCCGATCGACGTCACGCTGGTGCGCGACAACATCCGCGTCCGCTCGGTGCGCGCGCGCGTCGAGGCCGACGACATCGCCTACATCCGCATCACCACCTTCAACGAGCAGACCACCGAGGGCCTGAAGCGCGAGGTCGCCAACCTCTCGAATCAGATCGGCGACAAGCTGAAGGGCTTCATCATCGACCTCCGCAACAATCCGGGCGGCCTGCTCGAGGAAGCGGTCACCGTCTCCGACTCGTTCCTGGAGAAGGGCGAGATCGTCTCGACCCGCGGCCGCAATGCCGAGGAGACCCAGCGCCGCACCGCGCATGCCGGTGACCTCACCAAGGGCAAGCCGGTCATCGTGCTGGTCAATGGCGGCTCGGCCTCGGCGTCGGAAATCGTCGCCGGCGCGCTGCAGGACCACAAGCGCGCGACCATCGTCGGCACGCGCTCGTTCGGCAAGGGCTCGGTGCAGACCATCATCCCGCTCGGAAGCGGCAATGGCGCGCTGCGGCTGACCACGGCGCGCTACTACACGCCGTCGGGCAAGTCGATCCAGGCCAAGGGCATCGTGCCCGACATCGAAGTGCTGCAGGACGTGCCGGACGAGCTGAAGTCGCGCACCGACACCAAGGGCGAGGCTTCGCTGCGCGGCCATCTCAAGAACGACGGCGACGAGAAGACCGGCTCGCAGTCCTACGTCCCGCCGGACGCCAAGGACGACAAGGCGCTCAAGCTCGCCGACGACCTGCTCCACGGCATCAAGAACAGCGCCTCCGCCGCGCCCACCCCGGGCGGCGACAACAAGGCCACGACCGACAAGCCCAAAGCGGCGAACTAG
- a CDS encoding murein hydrolase activator EnvC family protein, translating to MRAPLLNLLLITGVAGASLAQACISLAQAQTAAPQTAAVSPDAIRQREQELEAARARQKSAEEAQAKLKAEITSLGQDRTQLNQQLIDTAANVRSVETKIDETEARLRALNGREQAMRSSLDSRRADIVEVLAALQRAGRRTPPALLVRPEDALQSLRTAMLLGAVVPELRGRAEKIASELGELVALRKNIATERDQLASDRDKVRSDQTRLTALVDERQRQQAAREKDLNAENSRAIMLSKQVGDLQGLITKMEQDLQSAAKAAEKAAEAAKLAEAKAAATAKPGPGVFKDRSRTTPAIVFASAKGLLPLPVNGNKIRDFGGSDGVGGVQKGISLATKPGSQVTTPCDGWVVYSGPFRSYGQLLILNAGGGYHVLIAGMERISVNIGQFVLTGEPVATMGSTSQVASILATNASQPVLYVEFRKDGTPIDPGPWWAANEGEKVRG from the coding sequence ATGCGAGCGCCGCTCCTCAACCTGCTGCTGATCACTGGCGTCGCCGGCGCAAGCCTCGCGCAAGCTTGCATAAGCCTGGCGCAAGCCCAGACGGCGGCGCCGCAGACCGCCGCGGTTTCGCCCGATGCCATCAGGCAGCGCGAGCAGGAGCTGGAAGCCGCACGCGCCAGGCAGAAGAGCGCGGAAGAAGCCCAGGCCAAGCTCAAGGCGGAGATCACCTCGCTCGGCCAGGACCGCACCCAGCTCAACCAGCAGCTGATCGACACCGCCGCCAATGTGCGCAGCGTCGAGACCAAGATCGACGAGACCGAAGCCCGGCTGCGCGCGCTCAACGGACGCGAGCAGGCGATGCGCAGCTCGCTCGATTCGCGCCGCGCCGACATCGTCGAGGTGCTGGCGGCCCTGCAGCGGGCCGGCCGGCGTACGCCGCCTGCGCTGCTGGTGCGGCCCGAAGATGCGCTGCAATCGCTGCGCACCGCGATGCTGCTCGGCGCTGTGGTGCCGGAGCTGCGTGGCCGCGCCGAAAAGATCGCAAGCGAGCTCGGCGAGCTCGTCGCCTTGCGCAAGAATATCGCCACCGAGCGCGACCAGCTCGCCTCCGACCGCGACAAGGTCAGGAGCGACCAGACCCGGCTCACCGCCCTCGTCGACGAGCGGCAGCGCCAGCAGGCGGCGCGCGAAAAGGATCTCAACGCCGAGAATTCGCGCGCGATCATGCTTTCAAAGCAGGTCGGCGATCTCCAGGGCCTGATCACCAAGATGGAGCAGGATCTGCAGAGTGCCGCCAAGGCCGCCGAGAAGGCGGCCGAAGCTGCCAAGCTGGCCGAAGCCAAGGCGGCCGCCACCGCGAAACCCGGCCCGGGCGTGTTCAAGGACCGGTCCCGGACCACCCCCGCGATCGTCTTTGCTTCCGCCAAGGGCCTCCTGCCTCTCCCGGTTAACGGTAACAAGATCAGGGATTTTGGCGGTTCCGACGGGGTCGGCGGGGTCCAGAAAGGCATTTCGCTGGCGACCAAGCCCGGCTCCCAGGTCACAACGCCGTGTGACGGCTGGGTGGTCTATTCAGGTCCGTTCCGCAGCTATGGACAACTCTTGATCCTCAATGCCGGGGGCGGGTATCATGTCCTGATCGCCGGGATGGAGCGCATTTCGGTCAACATCGGACAGTTTGTGCTCACGGGGGAGCCGGTTGCGACGATGGGATCGACCTCTCAGGTCGCCTCCATTCTCGCGACGAACGCGAGTCAACCTGTGCTGTATGTCGAGTTCCGTAAGGACGGCACTCCAATCGATCCAGGCCCATGGTGGGCCGCAAATGAAGGCGAGAAGGTTCGCGGATGA
- the rlmH gene encoding 23S rRNA (pseudouridine(1915)-N(3))-methyltransferase RlmH, translating into MRVAVIAVGRLKQGPERELADRYFERFDEAGRKLGFRELLVHEIPESRARDTATRMTEEAAAISAHIPDKSILVALDERGQNLDSTVFARQLGRWRDEGAGHTIFVIGGADGLSPELRRKAKLAIAFGSATWPHQMVRVMLLEQLYRAATILAGHPYHRA; encoded by the coding sequence ATGCGCGTTGCTGTCATTGCGGTGGGCCGGCTGAAGCAGGGCCCCGAACGGGAACTTGCCGACCGCTATTTCGAGCGGTTCGACGAGGCCGGCCGCAAGCTCGGATTCCGCGAGCTGCTGGTCCACGAGATCCCCGAGAGCCGCGCACGCGACACCGCGACGCGGATGACCGAAGAGGCTGCCGCGATCTCAGCGCATATCCCGGACAAATCGATCCTGGTGGCACTGGACGAGCGCGGGCAAAATCTCGACTCCACCGTATTCGCACGGCAGCTCGGACGCTGGCGGGACGAAGGTGCCGGCCATACTATCTTCGTGATCGGAGGGGCGGACGGACTTTCGCCCGAATTGCGCCGTAAGGCCAAGCTTGCGATCGCGTTCGGCTCTGCGACCTGGCCGCACCAAATGGTCCGCGTCATGCTTCTGGAACAGCTTTATCGGGCCGCCACCATTCTGGCCGGCCACCCCTATCACCGCGCGTGA
- the rsfS gene encoding ribosome silencing factor produces MKAQPDADKTLSLILSRLEDMKAEETVTIDLRGKSAYSDYMIVTTGRVNRHVGAIAENVAKGLKENGIKNIHVEGLPNCDWVLIDSGDVIVHVFRPEVREFYNLERLYTQGPGAAKAI; encoded by the coding sequence TTGAAGGCGCAACCCGACGCCGACAAGACGCTGAGCCTGATCCTCTCCCGCCTCGAGGACATGAAGGCGGAAGAGACGGTCACCATCGACCTTCGCGGCAAATCGGCGTACTCCGACTACATGATCGTCACCACCGGCCGAGTGAACCGGCACGTCGGCGCGATCGCGGAAAACGTCGCCAAGGGCCTCAAGGAAAACGGCATCAAGAACATCCATGTCGAGGGCTTGCCCAATTGCGACTGGGTGTTGATCGATTCCGGCGACGTGATCGTGCACGTGTTCCGACCCGAGGTCCGCGAGTTCTACAATCTCGAGCGATTGTACACGCAGGGTCCAGGGGCGGCGAAAGCGATCTAG
- a CDS encoding nicotinate-nucleotide adenylyltransferase, with the protein MSNNFVAPRFFAQATPPYTKGMRVGLLGGSFNPPHEAHRAISQFALKRLQLDRVWWLVTPGNPLKENGTLHELGERMQAARDVADDPRIEVSCLESVIRTRYTIDTINTLRRRLSGLRFVWIMGADNLAQFHRWQHWRRIADQVPIAVIDRPPQSFRALASPAAQALARYRVPENEAALLADRPAPAWIFLTGLKLNLSSTGLRNPDGSWKGTK; encoded by the coding sequence TTGAGCAACAATTTCGTCGCGCCACGGTTCTTCGCGCAGGCCACACCGCCCTATACGAAGGGCATGCGCGTCGGCCTGCTCGGCGGGTCGTTCAATCCGCCGCACGAGGCCCATCGCGCGATCAGCCAGTTCGCACTGAAGCGCCTTCAGCTCGATCGCGTCTGGTGGCTGGTGACCCCCGGCAATCCGCTGAAGGAGAACGGTACGCTGCACGAACTCGGCGAGCGCATGCAGGCGGCACGCGACGTCGCCGACGACCCGCGGATCGAGGTGAGCTGTCTCGAATCCGTCATTCGCACCCGCTATACTATCGACACGATCAACACCTTGCGCCGCCGTCTCAGTGGCTTGCGCTTTGTCTGGATTATGGGCGCTGACAACCTCGCTCAATTCCATCGTTGGCAGCACTGGCGGCGCATCGCCGACCAGGTGCCGATTGCGGTCATCGATCGCCCGCCGCAGAGTTTTCGCGCCCTCGCCTCGCCCGCCGCCCAGGCGCTGGCGCGCTACCGCGTGCCCGAGAATGAGGCAGCATTGCTTGCGGATCGGCCGGCCCCGGCCTGGATCTTCCTGACCGGATTGAAGCTCAATCTCTCCTCGACCGGCTTACGGAACCCGGACGGGAGCTGGAAAGGTACGAAGTGA
- a CDS encoding glutamate-5-semialdehyde dehydrogenase: MAAPLKAVDGNADLQALMSELAVKARAAARVLALAPPEQKNRALEAMERAIRANSAAILAANAEDVAEARASGNATSSFIDRLTLTPARVEGMAEGIATVRGIADPVGIVTESWQRPNGMTIERVRVPLGVVGVIFESRPNVAADAGVLCLKSGNAVILRGGSDSFRSCRAIHDCLVQGLREAGLPEAAITLVPTRDRAAVGMMLSGLNGAVDVIVPRGGKSLVARVEQEARVPVFAHLEGVNHVYVDASADLAMAKSIVLNAKMRRTGVCGAAETLLVDRAAAAKNLKPLVEMLIEAGCEVRGDEMVQATDARVKPASKDDWDTEYLDAIIAAKVVDGVDGAIAHIQNHGSHHTDAIVSADEAAAKKFLSEVDSAIVLHNASTQFADGGEFGFGAEIGIATGRFHARGPVGAEQLTSFKYRVHGTGQTRP, translated from the coding sequence ATGGCCGCCCCCCTCAAAGCCGTTGACGGCAATGCCGATCTCCAGGCCCTGATGTCCGAACTCGCAGTCAAAGCCCGCGCTGCCGCGCGCGTGCTGGCGCTGGCGCCGCCGGAGCAGAAGAACCGGGCGCTGGAAGCCATGGAGCGGGCGATCCGCGCGAACTCCGCGGCCATTCTCGCCGCCAATGCGGAGGACGTGGCCGAAGCCCGCGCCTCGGGCAACGCCACCTCCTCCTTCATCGATCGCCTGACGCTGACGCCGGCGCGGGTCGAGGGCATGGCCGAGGGCATCGCGACCGTGCGCGGCATCGCCGATCCCGTCGGCATCGTCACCGAGAGCTGGCAGCGGCCGAACGGCATGACCATCGAGCGCGTGCGTGTGCCGCTCGGCGTCGTCGGCGTGATCTTCGAGAGCCGGCCGAACGTCGCGGCGGACGCCGGCGTGCTGTGCCTGAAGTCGGGCAACGCCGTGATCCTGCGCGGCGGCTCGGACAGTTTCCGCTCCTGCCGCGCGATCCATGACTGCCTGGTGCAGGGCCTGCGCGAGGCGGGCCTGCCTGAAGCTGCCATCACGCTGGTGCCGACGCGCGACCGCGCGGCCGTCGGCATGATGCTGTCGGGGTTGAACGGCGCCGTCGACGTGATCGTGCCCCGCGGCGGCAAGAGCCTCGTCGCGCGCGTCGAGCAGGAAGCACGCGTGCCCGTGTTCGCGCATCTCGAAGGCGTCAATCACGTCTATGTCGATGCCAGCGCCGACCTCGCCATGGCGAAGTCGATCGTGCTCAACGCAAAAATGCGCCGCACCGGCGTCTGCGGCGCGGCCGAGACGCTGCTGGTCGATCGCGCTGCTGCGGCCAAGAATCTGAAGCCGCTGGTCGAGATGCTGATCGAAGCCGGCTGCGAAGTGCGCGGCGACGAAATGGTGCAAGCAACGGATGCGCGCGTAAAACCTGCGAGCAAGGATGATTGGGACACCGAATATCTCGACGCGATCATCGCGGCGAAGGTGGTCGACGGCGTCGACGGCGCGATCGCGCACATCCAGAACCACGGCTCGCATCACACCGATGCGATCGTGAGCGCGGACGAGGCGGCTGCGAAGAAATTCCTGAGCGAGGTCGATTCCGCGATCGTGCTGCACAACGCCTCGACACAGTTTGCCGATGGCGGCGAGTTCGGCTTCGGCGCCGAGATCGGGATTGCGACCGGCCGCTTTCACGCCCGCGGCCCTGTCGGCGCCGAGCAGCTGACGAGCTTCAAATATCGCGTTCACGGCACCGGACAGACGCGGCCGTAA
- the proB gene encoding glutamate 5-kinase: MASPELSQFRRIVVKVGSALLVDSDKGEVRASWLAALADDMAKLHKEGRDVLVVSSGSIALGRSRLKLPRGPLKLEESQAAAAVGQIALARIWSEVLGAHGIGAGQILVTPGDTEERRRYLNARSTIGKLLEWRAIPVINENDTVATNEIRYGDNDRLAARVATMASADLLVLLSDIDGLYDAPPKNNPNARLIPVVESISSEIEAVAGDAESELSRGGMRTKVEAAKIATTGGTHMLIASGKIEHPLQAIADGGRCTWFLTPANPITSRKRWIAGTLEPKGTLTIDAGAVTALRAGASLLPAGVIKVEGQFARGDAVIVRGPDTSEVGRGLIAYDAEVAERIKGRSSPDVMTILGISGRSEMIHRDDLVVGG; the protein is encoded by the coding sequence ATGGCCAGTCCCGAACTCAGTCAATTCCGCCGCATCGTCGTCAAGGTCGGCTCCGCGCTTCTGGTCGATTCCGACAAGGGCGAGGTGCGGGCGTCCTGGCTCGCCGCGCTCGCCGACGACATGGCCAAGCTGCACAAGGAGGGGCGCGACGTCCTCGTCGTCTCCTCCGGCTCGATCGCGCTCGGCCGCAGCCGCCTCAAGCTGCCGCGCGGCCCGCTCAAGCTGGAAGAGAGCCAGGCCGCCGCCGCGGTCGGCCAGATCGCGCTGGCGCGGATCTGGTCCGAGGTGCTCGGGGCGCACGGCATCGGCGCCGGCCAGATCCTGGTCACGCCCGGGGATACCGAGGAGCGCCGCCGCTATCTCAATGCGCGCTCCACCATCGGCAAGCTGCTGGAGTGGCGCGCCATCCCCGTCATCAACGAGAACGACACGGTGGCGACCAACGAGATCCGCTACGGCGACAATGACCGGCTCGCCGCGCGCGTCGCCACCATGGCGAGCGCCGATCTGCTGGTGCTGCTGTCCGACATCGACGGGCTCTACGACGCCCCGCCGAAGAACAATCCGAACGCCAGGCTGATTCCGGTGGTCGAGAGCATCTCCTCGGAGATCGAGGCCGTGGCGGGCGATGCCGAGTCCGAGCTGTCGCGCGGCGGCATGCGCACCAAGGTCGAGGCGGCCAAGATCGCGACGACCGGCGGCACGCATATGCTGATCGCCTCAGGCAAGATCGAGCATCCCCTGCAGGCGATCGCCGATGGCGGTCGCTGCACCTGGTTCCTGACGCCGGCCAATCCCATCACCTCGCGCAAACGCTGGATCGCGGGCACGCTGGAGCCGAAGGGCACGCTGACGATCGATGCCGGCGCCGTGACGGCGCTGCGCGCCGGCGCCAGCCTGCTGCCCGCCGGCGTGATCAAGGTCGAAGGCCAGTTCGCCCGCGGCGATGCCGTGATCGTGCGCGGCCCCGATACCAGCGAAGTCGGCCGCGGCCTCATCGCCTACGATGCCGAGGTCGCCGAGCGGATCAAGGGCCGCTCCTCCCCTGATGTGATGACCATTTTGGGCATTAGCGGCCGCTCGGAGATGATCCACCGCGACGATCTCGTGGTGGGCGGGTAG
- a CDS encoding Bug family tripartite tricarboxylate transporter substrate binding protein, producing the protein MDRRKFMAGCISLPLLAQAGGAQAQAGLSKIIFPFAAGAGGDTLCRLMAQEMAPVLQRTLVVENRTGGDGLIGIKAVKGGSPDGSMVLVTTGPTMYLLPMVETAPSFDTARDFVPVSLLARFEFALVINPSVDATDFKSFVAWLKAHPDKASFGVPSNGTIPHFMGSKLEKDLGIPLTRVPYRGSAPILNDLIGGHISFGIVTLADALPQHRAKGVKIIAVSSAARSPFAPDVPTLKESGIDLVADAWYGMWLPAGSPPEFAGKLGAAASAALAKPEVKEKLTAIGLIPVGSTAEGLTKELAANIALWQPIVKATGYKIEN; encoded by the coding sequence ATGGATCGCCGCAAATTCATGGCCGGATGTATCAGCCTGCCGCTGCTGGCGCAGGCAGGTGGGGCGCAAGCGCAGGCCGGGCTGAGCAAGATCATCTTCCCGTTCGCGGCAGGCGCGGGCGGCGACACGCTGTGCCGGCTGATGGCGCAGGAGATGGCGCCGGTCCTTCAGCGGACTCTGGTGGTCGAGAACCGCACCGGGGGCGACGGTCTGATCGGCATCAAGGCGGTGAAGGGCGGCAGCCCCGACGGCAGCATGGTGCTGGTGACGACCGGACCTACCATGTACCTGCTGCCGATGGTCGAAACGGCGCCGAGCTTCGATACCGCCAGGGATTTCGTGCCGGTGTCGCTGCTGGCGCGGTTCGAATTCGCGCTGGTGATCAACCCCAGCGTCGACGCCACCGATTTCAAAAGCTTCGTGGCGTGGCTGAAGGCGCATCCGGACAAGGCCTCGTTCGGGGTGCCGAGCAACGGCACCATTCCGCATTTCATGGGCTCCAAGCTCGAGAAGGATCTCGGCATTCCCCTGACCCGCGTGCCCTATCGCGGCAGCGCACCGATCCTCAACGACCTCATCGGCGGCCACATCTCGTTCGGGATCGTCACGTTGGCGGATGCGCTGCCGCAGCATCGCGCCAAGGGCGTGAAGATCATCGCGGTGTCGAGCGCGGCGCGTTCGCCCTTCGCGCCCGATGTCCCGACGCTGAAGGAGAGCGGCATCGATCTCGTCGCGGACGCCTGGTACGGCATGTGGCTTCCGGCCGGCAGCCCGCCGGAGTTCGCCGGCAAGCTCGGAGCCGCCGCGAGCGCCGCACTCGCCAAGCCCGAGGTGAAGGAGAAGCTCACGGCGATCGGGCTGATCCCGGTCGGCAGCACTGCGGAAGGATTGACCAAGGAGCTCGCCGCGAACATTGCGCTGTGGCAGCCGATCGTGAAGGCGACGGGATACAAGATCGAGAATTGA
- a CDS encoding alkaline phosphatase family protein, with product MARAKNVLWIMCDQLRYDYLGCTGHPTLKTPNIDAMAKRGVLFSKAYVQSPICGPSRMSFYTGRYMRSHGSHWNGWPLRVGEPTLGDHLNKIGVRNVLVGKTHMAPDLEGMKALGIPPESVIGVHVAECGFEPYERDDGLHPTGRPRPKYDEYLRQQGFEATNPWEHWANSGAAEDGSLQNGWLLVHADKAARVPDEHSETPYMTRRAMDFLSEAETDGRPWCLHLSYIKPHWPYIAPEPYASMYATSDMIPVIRSMRERQNPHPVFGAYMDMRYSRNMARDEAREKVIPTYMGLITQIDDQMGVLMKFLEARGLLESTMIVFTSDHGDYLGDHWMGEKDLFHEQSAKIPLIVIDPSQEADATRGTRSDALVEAIDLAPTFVDYFGGKVPGHILEGRSLLPLLRGPTPPDWRKVAFSEYDYAMQDVRLKLNQPIERCRLFMVFDGRWKYIHASGFRPMLYDLETDPEEYLDRGDDPDCAGIIARLQAELFDWALHPSGHITTPREKIAAYADNQLQVKNGVLIGIWDEAELAAIKDGIAQRAKM from the coding sequence ATGGCGCGCGCGAAGAACGTTCTCTGGATCATGTGCGACCAGCTTCGCTATGACTATCTCGGCTGCACCGGCCATCCGACGCTGAAGACCCCGAACATCGACGCCATGGCCAAGCGCGGCGTGCTGTTCAGCAAGGCCTATGTGCAATCGCCGATCTGCGGCCCGTCGCGGATGTCGTTCTACACCGGGCGCTACATGCGTTCGCACGGCTCGCACTGGAACGGCTGGCCGCTGCGCGTCGGCGAGCCCACGCTCGGCGATCACCTGAACAAGATCGGCGTGCGCAACGTGCTGGTCGGCAAGACCCACATGGCGCCCGACCTCGAAGGCATGAAGGCGCTCGGCATCCCGCCGGAATCCGTCATCGGCGTGCATGTCGCCGAATGCGGCTTCGAACCCTATGAGCGCGACGACGGCCTGCATCCCACGGGGCGGCCGCGCCCGAAATACGACGAATATCTGCGCCAGCAGGGTTTTGAAGCAACCAACCCGTGGGAGCACTGGGCCAATTCCGGCGCGGCCGAAGACGGCTCGTTGCAGAACGGCTGGCTACTGGTGCACGCCGACAAGGCCGCGCGCGTGCCGGACGAGCATTCAGAAACGCCCTACATGACGCGCCGCGCAATGGACTTCCTCAGCGAGGCCGAGACCGATGGGCGGCCATGGTGCCTGCATCTGTCCTACATCAAGCCGCACTGGCCCTATATCGCGCCCGAGCCCTACGCCAGCATGTATGCGACCTCAGACATGATCCCGGTGATCCGCTCGATGCGCGAGCGGCAAAATCCGCATCCGGTGTTCGGCGCCTACATGGACATGCGCTACTCCCGCAACATGGCGCGCGACGAGGCCCGCGAGAAGGTGATCCCAACCTATATGGGCCTGATCACCCAGATCGACGACCAGATGGGCGTGCTGATGAAGTTTTTGGAGGCGCGCGGCCTGTTGGAGAGCACCATGATCGTGTTCACCAGCGATCACGGCGATTATCTCGGCGATCACTGGATGGGTGAGAAGGATCTGTTTCACGAGCAGTCGGCAAAAATCCCGCTGATCGTCATCGATCCCTCGCAGGAGGCCGACGCTACGCGCGGCACGCGCAGCGACGCGCTGGTCGAGGCCATCGATCTCGCGCCGACCTTCGTCGACTATTTCGGCGGCAAGGTCCCCGGCCACATCCTCGAGGGACGCTCGCTGCTGCCGCTGCTGCGCGGGCCGACGCCGCCGGACTGGCGCAAGGTCGCGTTCTCCGAATACGACTATGCCATGCAGGACGTGCGGCTGAAGCTGAACCAGCCGATCGAGCGCTGCCGCCTGTTCATGGTGTTCGACGGCCGCTGGAAATACATCCATGCCTCCGGCTTCCGGCCGATGCTGTACGACCTCGAAACCGATCCGGAAGAGTATCTCGATCGCGGCGATGACCCCGACTGCGCCGGCATCATCGCGCGGCTGCAGGCCGAGCTGTTCGACTGGGCGCTGCATCCGAGCGGCCACATCACCACGCCGCGCGAGAAGATCGCGGCTTATGCGGATAACCAGCTGCAGGTGAAGAACGGCGTCCTGATCGGCATCTGGGATGAGGCGGAGCTTGCCGCGATCAAGGACGGCATCGCGCAACGCGCAAAGATGTGA